In Paenibacillus larvae subsp. larvae, the following proteins share a genomic window:
- the citZ gene encoding citrate synthase — translation MTATKGLEGIVATTSSISSIIDGVLTYRGIDIDELAERASFEEVIYLLWFGKLPNRSELEQLRKDLNENMSIPDGIIQQLKLYPKDTNSMAALRTAVSSLSFYDREAGDMSREANIRKAIRLQAKLPAVIAAFARIREGKEPLPPAGHDTIAANFLYMLTGEEPHSTAAEALNKALVLHADHELNASTFAARVTVATLSDIYSGITSAIGALKGPLHGGANEAVMAMLEEIGTEDNIRPYITKKIEHKEKIMGFGHRVYKTGDPRAKHLQQMSKELGESTGDLKWYNMSIRIEELIHNLKGLKPNVDFYSASVYTALQIPRDLFTPIFALSRTAGWAAHILEQYENNRIIRPRAEYTGPVNQRFIPIESR, via the coding sequence ATGACAGCAACCAAAGGTTTGGAAGGCATTGTCGCTACGACGTCTTCGATCAGCTCGATCATTGACGGCGTTTTAACTTATCGGGGTATTGATATCGATGAATTGGCAGAACGCGCCTCTTTCGAAGAGGTTATTTATTTACTTTGGTTCGGCAAACTGCCAAACCGGTCCGAGTTGGAACAGCTTCGCAAAGACTTGAATGAGAATATGTCCATTCCGGATGGTATCATTCAGCAGTTGAAGCTGTATCCGAAAGATACAAATTCCATGGCTGCCTTGCGTACCGCGGTATCAAGTCTTTCTTTCTACGACAGGGAAGCTGGTGATATGAGCCGGGAAGCTAATATCCGCAAAGCAATCAGATTGCAAGCCAAGCTTCCTGCCGTTATTGCTGCTTTTGCTCGCATCCGGGAAGGCAAAGAGCCATTACCGCCGGCAGGGCATGATACGATCGCAGCCAACTTCCTGTATATGCTGACAGGGGAAGAACCTCATTCCACAGCTGCGGAAGCACTGAACAAAGCACTCGTCCTCCATGCGGATCATGAACTTAATGCATCTACTTTTGCGGCCCGTGTTACCGTTGCAACATTATCTGATATTTATTCCGGCATTACTTCTGCAATTGGAGCCCTCAAGGGGCCTCTTCACGGAGGAGCCAATGAAGCGGTAATGGCAATGCTCGAGGAAATCGGGACAGAGGATAATATTCGACCCTATATCACAAAGAAAATCGAACATAAAGAGAAAATCATGGGATTCGGGCACCGTGTTTACAAAACGGGTGATCCCCGTGCCAAGCATCTTCAACAGATGTCCAAAGAGCTTGGAGAGTCAACAGGCGACTTGAAGTGGTATAACATGTCTATCCGGATTGAAGAGCTTATTCATAATCTAAAGGGACTGAAGCCTAACGTGGACTTTTATTCTGCTTCTGTTTATACCGCACTTCAAATTCCGAGAGATTTGTTTACCCCGATTTTTGCCTTGAGCCGGACAGCCGGTTGGGCTGCCCATATCCTGGAACAGTATGAAAATAACCGGATCATCCGTCCGCGTGCTGAATATACGGGGCCTGTTAATCAAAGATTCATACCTATAGAGTCGCGCTAA
- a CDS encoding acyl-CoA thioesterase, with amino-acid sequence MSFPWKEHHLRVRYAETDAMGVVYHANYLIWLEVGRTEFIREMGYPYAKMEEQGLLLPVVETNLRYRRPAKYDDAITVYSRIESFTPSKIIFTYEIRRKAEAEQQNEDPAGELLVTGTTVHVWINRSWNPVRIDKEAPELFLFLQENA; translated from the coding sequence ATGAGTTTTCCGTGGAAAGAACATCATTTAAGGGTGAGATATGCGGAGACGGATGCTATGGGTGTCGTATATCATGCCAATTATTTAATTTGGCTGGAAGTAGGCCGTACGGAGTTTATCAGGGAAATGGGATACCCTTATGCCAAAATGGAGGAGCAGGGGCTATTACTTCCTGTAGTCGAGACAAATCTCCGGTACCGCAGGCCGGCAAAATACGACGATGCCATTACAGTGTACTCGCGGATCGAATCCTTTACTCCAAGCAAAATTATTTTTACTTATGAAATCAGAAGAAAGGCGGAAGCGGAACAGCAGAATGAAGACCCTGCCGGGGAACTCCTTGTTACAGGAACGACGGTTCACGTATGGATTAACCGTTCCTGGAATCCTGTACGTATAGATAAGGAAGCTCCAGAGTTATTCTTATTTTTGCAGGAAAACGCATGA
- the pyk gene encoding pyruvate kinase: MRKTKIVCTIGPASESLEILKKLMNAGMNVARLNFSHGDYEEHGKRIQTIRQASQETGKNVAILLDTKGPEIRTGNLKEEPIELVQGNKITLTTEEILGDANRISITYQNLPKDVQVGFTILIDDGLIGLRVDSINETDIECTIVNGGAIKSKKGVNVPGVKIALPGITEKDANDIRFGIKQDVDFIAASFVRKASDVLEIRELLEHHNATHIQIIPKIENQEGVENLDEIIEVSDGLMVARGDLGVEIPAEEVPIAQKEMIKKCNLAGKPVITATMMLDSMQRNPRPTRAESSDVANAVFDGSDAVMLSGETAAGKYPVEAVQTMARIAERTEQALQYREIFLHRANALQVTVTEAISQAVANAALELEAKAIITATESGFTARMVSKYRPESPIIAVTKTERMMRRLSLVWGVHPVLRGHASTTDELFEQAVESSLKTGAVSLGDIVIITAGVPVGSSGSTNLMKVHQIGEMIGKGTGIGSQNITGNVCSASSAEEALNKMTDGAILVARSTDKDYMPAIEKASALITELGGITSHAAVVAVSLGIPVIVGVERALDLMKDGMEVSVYPEVGVIYSGRARVL, translated from the coding sequence ATGCGTAAAACTAAAATCGTTTGTACAATCGGCCCAGCAAGTGAATCTCTGGAAATACTGAAAAAGTTGATGAACGCGGGCATGAACGTGGCCCGTCTTAATTTCTCACACGGAGACTATGAGGAACACGGAAAGCGGATTCAGACCATACGTCAGGCATCGCAGGAAACCGGGAAAAATGTGGCTATCCTATTAGATACCAAAGGACCGGAAATTCGTACGGGCAATCTGAAGGAAGAACCTATCGAGCTTGTTCAGGGAAATAAAATTACACTGACAACGGAAGAAATTCTTGGGGATGCGAATCGCATTTCCATTACTTACCAGAATCTTCCTAAGGATGTTCAAGTAGGGTTCACCATTTTAATTGACGACGGTCTGATCGGCCTTAGGGTTGACAGCATCAACGAAACTGATATTGAGTGCACCATTGTAAATGGGGGAGCTATTAAAAGCAAGAAAGGCGTGAATGTTCCTGGGGTAAAAATTGCCCTTCCAGGAATCACTGAAAAGGATGCTAATGACATCAGATTCGGCATTAAGCAGGATGTGGATTTTATTGCCGCTTCTTTTGTTCGCAAAGCAAGCGATGTGCTTGAAATCCGTGAATTATTGGAGCATCATAACGCAACCCACATTCAAATCATCCCGAAAATTGAAAACCAGGAAGGCGTCGAAAACCTGGATGAGATCATCGAGGTTTCTGACGGTTTAATGGTGGCACGTGGTGATCTTGGTGTAGAAATCCCTGCGGAGGAAGTACCGATCGCACAAAAAGAAATGATCAAAAAATGCAACCTGGCAGGGAAGCCGGTTATTACGGCAACGATGATGCTGGATTCCATGCAGCGCAACCCTCGTCCGACCCGCGCGGAATCCAGTGATGTGGCCAACGCTGTATTCGACGGTTCAGATGCTGTTATGTTGTCTGGAGAAACAGCTGCCGGAAAATATCCGGTAGAAGCGGTTCAAACCATGGCCCGTATTGCAGAGCGTACGGAACAAGCCCTGCAGTATCGTGAAATCTTTCTCCATCGGGCCAATGCTCTGCAGGTGACGGTAACTGAGGCCATCAGCCAGGCCGTAGCCAATGCTGCATTGGAATTGGAGGCAAAAGCGATTATTACGGCTACCGAAAGCGGCTTTACAGCACGTATGGTATCCAAATACCGCCCGGAATCCCCGATTATTGCCGTAACCAAAACCGAGCGTATGATGCGTCGGCTCAGTCTGGTTTGGGGGGTACATCCTGTACTTCGCGGTCATGCAAGTACAACCGATGAACTGTTCGAGCAAGCGGTGGAAAGCAGTCTAAAAACCGGTGCAGTATCACTGGGTGACATCGTTATCATTACAGCAGGAGTTCCTGTAGGAAGTTCCGGCAGCACCAACCTGATGAAAGTGCATCAAATCGGTGAAATGATTGGAAAAGGAACGGGAATCGGTTCCCAAAACATTACCGGTAACGTATGCTCGGCTTCTTCCGCAGAGGAAGCTCTGAATAAAATGACGGACGGTGCGATTCTGGTGGCCCGCAGCACAGACAAAGACTATATGCCGGCTATTGAAAAAGCTTCCGCATTGATTACGGAACTTGGAGGAATTACTTCTCATGCGGCAGTAGTGGCTGTTAGCCTGGGTATTCCGGTAATTGTTGGGGTGGAACGTGCCCTTGATTTGATGAAAGACGGTATGGAAGTGTCTGTCTATCCGGAGGTTGGTGTAATTTATTCAGGAAGAGCCCGTGTTCTTTAA
- the accA gene encoding acetyl-CoA carboxylase carboxyl transferase subunit alpha, whose product MAGELSFEQPLVELRAKIEELKKFGEEKQIDFSEEIKRLEERYEQLENELYVNMSTPQRMQLARHPGRPTAMDYIQSIFTDFIELHGDRLYGDDLAIVGGIAKLEGRPVTVIGHQKGKDTKDNIARNFGMPHPEGYRKALRLMQQADKFKRPIITFIDTKGAYPGIASEERGQGEAIARNLLEMASMRVPIICIVIGEGGSGGALALGVGNRVLMLENSIYSVISPEGAASILYNDASKSLHAAEAMKITAKDIEKLGVIDGTIPEPKGGAHRDWEKQADYIKAALLEHLQPLLTMSEQELKEDRYRKFREIGRFTFTQEGNHA is encoded by the coding sequence ATGGCGGGTGAACTGTCTTTTGAGCAGCCTCTGGTAGAGCTGCGTGCCAAAATCGAGGAACTGAAAAAGTTCGGCGAGGAGAAACAGATTGATTTCTCGGAAGAAATCAAACGTTTAGAAGAAAGATACGAGCAATTGGAGAATGAATTGTATGTCAACATGAGCACACCGCAAAGAATGCAGCTGGCCAGACATCCTGGCCGGCCTACAGCCATGGACTATATACAATCCATTTTTACTGATTTTATAGAGCTTCATGGGGATCGCCTATATGGTGATGACCTGGCTATCGTCGGTGGTATCGCCAAACTGGAGGGCAGACCGGTCACGGTTATTGGCCACCAAAAGGGTAAAGATACTAAAGACAACATTGCCCGCAATTTTGGAATGCCCCATCCGGAGGGGTACCGGAAAGCGTTGCGTCTAATGCAACAGGCGGACAAGTTCAAACGTCCAATCATTACATTTATCGATACGAAGGGAGCTTACCCCGGCATCGCATCTGAAGAACGCGGGCAAGGGGAGGCTATTGCACGCAATTTGTTGGAAATGGCATCAATGCGTGTGCCGATTATCTGCATAGTGATTGGTGAAGGTGGTAGTGGAGGAGCGCTGGCTTTGGGTGTCGGCAACCGGGTTCTCATGCTTGAGAATTCTATCTATTCGGTAATTAGCCCCGAAGGTGCCGCTTCTATACTATATAATGATGCTTCAAAGTCCCTGCATGCGGCGGAGGCAATGAAAATTACCGCCAAAGATATTGAGAAACTGGGGGTAATTGACGGAACGATTCCAGAGCCCAAAGGCGGTGCTCACCGGGATTGGGAGAAGCAGGCGGATTACATAAAAGCTGCACTTCTTGAACATTTGCAGCCGCTGCTTACCATGTCGGAACAGGAGCTCAAAGAAGACCGATACCGGAAATTCAGGGAGATCGGCAGGTTTACATTCACACAGGAGGGAAACCATGCGTAA
- the accD gene encoding acetyl-CoA carboxylase, carboxyltransferase subunit beta, whose product MLKDLFQKRKYATIPSEKTKRDIPEGLMNKCPRCGTIQYSKELEKNLKVCLACGYHYKLNAMERVRMTLDDERLFEYDDQMISEDPLGFPDYKDKLAKASSRSGLKDAIVTGEGTIGGFPVVIGAMSFDFMGGSLGSVVGEKITRAVEKAIQKQYPVILFSTSGGARMQESILSLMQMAKTSAAISKLNESGGLFVSVITDPTFGGVTASFAMLGDIILAEPASSFGFTGRRVIEQTIREKLPNNFQTAEFNLQHGQLDKVVHRKEMRATLTAILDMHMMKGDANYGG is encoded by the coding sequence GTGTTAAAGGATCTATTTCAAAAGCGAAAATACGCAACCATCCCTTCCGAAAAAACAAAGAGGGATATTCCAGAAGGCTTAATGAATAAATGTCCGCGCTGCGGTACCATTCAATACAGCAAAGAACTTGAGAAGAACTTGAAAGTGTGCCTCGCGTGCGGTTATCATTACAAATTAAACGCGATGGAACGCGTTCGTATGACACTTGATGACGAACGGCTTTTTGAATATGATGATCAGATGATATCTGAAGATCCGTTGGGGTTCCCTGATTATAAGGACAAGCTGGCTAAGGCTTCGTCCAGATCCGGATTGAAAGACGCCATTGTGACTGGGGAAGGAACAATTGGCGGTTTTCCTGTGGTTATTGGAGCCATGAGCTTTGATTTTATGGGCGGTTCCCTGGGGTCCGTAGTCGGGGAGAAAATAACCCGGGCCGTTGAAAAAGCTATTCAGAAGCAGTACCCTGTCATTCTCTTCTCAACTTCCGGCGGGGCCCGTATGCAGGAAAGTATTCTCAGCCTGATGCAGATGGCCAAAACAAGTGCTGCCATTTCCAAGTTGAACGAATCTGGTGGATTATTTGTTTCGGTCATAACGGATCCGACCTTTGGCGGAGTTACAGCTAGCTTTGCTATGCTTGGCGATATTATCCTGGCTGAACCGGCATCTTCATTCGGTTTTACCGGACGTCGTGTGATTGAGCAAACTATTCGGGAAAAACTGCCGAATAACTTCCAGACTGCAGAGTTTAACCTTCAGCACGGCCAGTTGGATAAGGTCGTGCACCGGAAGGAAATGAGGGCGACACTCACAGCCATTTTGGATATGCACATGATGAAGGGGGATGCGAATTATGGCGGGTGA